From the genome of Paracoccus seriniphilus, one region includes:
- a CDS encoding PA0069 family radical SAM protein — protein sequence MLPPGDPTERRRARGSASRPAGRFENLVREHESDGWDLVEETQLLRTEVVTERPRSIITRNSSPDISFDRSINPYRGCEHGCIYCYARPSHAYLGLSPGLDFETRITAKPDAAELLQRELARPSYKVAPIALGTNTDPYQPVEARLAIMPDILRVLRDWNHPVTLVTRGRTVLRDLDLWAELAARNQALIGISITTLDAALARALEPRAPTPEVRLRMIRELSRAGVPVRVMVAPVIPVLTEPEIESILTAAREAGASTASMIALRLPHEVAPLFRDWLQRHKPDMAAHVMNRVQAMRGGRDNDSRFGHRFKGEGTEAQLARQRFRLARRRLGYHEGMPALDCTRFGPPPRTGDQLSLF from the coding sequence ATGCTTCCACCAGGTGATCCGACAGAAAGACGAAGGGCGCGCGGCAGCGCCAGCCGCCCTGCGGGACGGTTCGAAAATCTGGTCCGCGAGCATGAATCCGACGGCTGGGATCTGGTCGAGGAAACGCAACTGCTGCGCACCGAGGTCGTGACCGAGCGTCCGCGCAGCATCATCACGCGCAATAGCTCGCCCGATATCTCCTTTGACCGTTCGATCAATCCCTATCGCGGCTGCGAACATGGCTGCATCTATTGCTATGCCCGGCCCAGCCACGCCTATCTGGGCCTGTCTCCGGGGCTGGATTTCGAAACCCGGATCACCGCCAAGCCCGATGCCGCTGAATTGCTGCAGCGGGAGCTGGCGCGCCCGTCCTACAAGGTTGCGCCGATTGCCCTGGGCACCAATACCGACCCATATCAGCCGGTCGAGGCGCGTCTGGCGATCATGCCCGATATCCTGCGCGTCCTGCGCGACTGGAACCATCCGGTGACATTGGTGACGCGCGGCAGGACGGTGCTGCGGGATCTGGATCTCTGGGCGGAACTGGCGGCGCGCAATCAGGCGCTGATCGGCATCAGCATCACCACGCTGGATGCGGCGCTGGCCCGTGCGCTGGAGCCGCGCGCGCCCACGCCCGAGGTCAGGCTGCGGATGATCCGCGAATTGTCGCGTGCCGGTGTGCCCGTGCGGGTGATGGTCGCCCCGGTGATCCCGGTGCTGACCGAGCCCGAGATCGAGTCGATCCTGACCGCTGCGCGCGAAGCCGGGGCAAGCACTGCCAGCATGATTGCCCTGCGTTTGCCCCATGAGGTCGCGCCGCTGTTTCGTGACTGGTTGCAGCGACACAAGCCGGATATGGCCGCGCATGTGATGAACCGGGTTCAGGCCATGCGCGGCGGGCGCGACAATGATTCCCGCTTTGGCCATCGTTTCAAGGGTGAAGGGACCGAGGCACAGTTGGCGCGTCAGCGGTTCCGGCTGGCGCGGCGCCGGCTGGGCTATCACGAAGGCATGCCGGCACTGGACTGCACGCGCTTTGGCCCCCCGCCGCGGACGGGGGATCAGTTGTCGCTGTTCTAG
- a CDS encoding corrinoid protein, protein MTEENDEIILSELNDEDLVLQMMDDLYDGMREEIEEAVQILLDRGWAPYDVLTKALVAGMTIVGHDFRDGILFVPEVLLAANAMKGGMAILKPLLAETGAPRMGKMVIGTVKGDIHDIGKNLVSMMMEGAGFEVVDLGINNPVENYIEAAQREEADIIGMSALLTTTMPYMKIVIDTMKEQGIRDDFIILVGGAPLNEEFGQAIGADAYCRDAAVAVETAKDFMLRRHNQISAH, encoded by the coding sequence ATGACCGAAGAGAACGACGAAATCATCCTGTCCGAATTGAATGACGAAGATCTTGTCCTGCAGATGATGGATGATCTTTATGACGGCATGCGCGAAGAGATCGAGGAAGCCGTGCAGATTCTGCTGGATCGCGGCTGGGCACCCTATGATGTGCTGACCAAGGCCTTGGTCGCAGGCATGACCATTGTCGGCCATGACTTCCGTGATGGCATCCTCTTCGTGCCCGAGGTCCTTCTGGCCGCCAATGCGATGAAGGGCGGCATGGCGATCCTGAAGCCGTTGCTGGCGGAAACCGGCGCGCCCCGGATGGGCAAGATGGTGATCGGAACGGTCAAGGGCGACATCCATGACATCGGCAAGAATCTTGTCTCGATGATGATGGAAGGTGCCGGCTTCGAGGTCGTCGATCTGGGCATCAACAATCCGGTCGAAAACTATATCGAAGCCGCGCAGCGCGAAGAGGCGGATATCATCGGCATGTCCGCCCTGCTGACCACCACCATGCCCTACATGAAGATCGTGATCGACACGATGAAGGAACAGGGAATCCGCGACGACTTCATCATTCTGGTCGGCGGTGCGCCCCTGAACGAGGAATTCGGTCAGGCGATTGGCGCAGATGCCTATTGCCGCGACGCCGCGGTCGCCGTGGAAACCGCCAAGGACTTCATGTTGCGTCGGCACAACCAGATTTCGGCACATTGA
- the yghU gene encoding glutathione-dependent disulfide-bond oxidoreductase, which translates to MTEEYTPPKVWTWNKENGGTFASINRPVSGATHDKELPVGKHPLQLYSLATPNGQKVTIMLEELLAQGHSGAEYDAWLIRIGDGDQFSSGFVSANPNSKIPALMDHSASPARRVFESGSILLYLAEKFGAFLPRDPAARTEAMNWLFWQMGAAPYLGGGFGHFYAYAPVKIEYAIDRFTMEVKRQLDVLDKHLADNRFMAGDEYSIADMAIWPWYGRLVTGGAYGDAATFIDAQSYKNVLRWQAEIAERPAVQRGVMVNRTSGDPSEQLWERHDASDFDTRTQDKLEPQS; encoded by the coding sequence ATGACCGAAGAATATACGCCGCCCAAAGTCTGGACCTGGAACAAGGAAAACGGTGGCACCTTTGCCAGCATCAACAGGCCGGTCTCTGGCGCGACCCATGACAAGGAACTGCCGGTCGGCAAACATCCCCTGCAGCTCTACTCGCTGGCGACGCCCAACGGTCAGAAGGTCACAATCATGCTGGAGGAACTGCTGGCGCAGGGACATTCCGGCGCGGAATATGATGCCTGGCTGATCAGGATCGGCGATGGCGACCAGTTCTCCAGCGGCTTTGTCAGCGCCAACCCGAACTCGAAAATTCCGGCACTGATGGACCATTCGGCGTCACCGGCACGACGGGTCTTTGAATCCGGTTCGATCCTGCTCTATCTGGCCGAAAAATTCGGTGCCTTCCTGCCCAGAGATCCCGCCGCGCGGACCGAGGCCATGAACTGGCTGTTCTGGCAGATGGGCGCGGCACCCTATCTGGGCGGTGGCTTTGGCCATTTCTACGCCTATGCACCGGTCAAGATCGAATATGCCATCGACCGCTTCACGATGGAGGTCAAACGCCAGCTGGACGTTCTGGACAAGCATCTGGCTGACAACCGCTTCATGGCGGGCGATGAATATTCCATCGCGGATATGGCGATCTGGCCCTGGTATGGGCGTCTGGTCACGGGCGGTGCCTATGGCGATGCGGCAACCTTCATCGACGCCCAAAGCTACAAGAATGTGCTGAGATGGCAGGCAGAAATCGCAGAACGCCCTGCCGTGCAGCGCGGCGTCATGGTCAACAGGACTTCGGGCGATCCGTCCGAACAATTGTGGGAACGTCATGACGCATCGGATTTCGACACCCGCACGCAAGACAAGCTGGAACCCCAGTCCTGA
- the ilvC gene encoding ketol-acid reductoisomerase, with protein sequence MRVYYDRDCDVNLIKDKKVAILGYGSQGHAHALNLRDSGAKNVVVALREGSASAAKAEGEGLKVMGIAEAAAWCDLIMFTMPDELQADTYKKYVHDNLREGAAIAFAHGLNVHFGLIEPKPGVDVIMMAPKGPGHTVRGEYVKGGGVPCLVAVHQDATGKAMDLGLSYCSAIGGGRSGIIETNFREECETDLFGEQAVLCGGLVELIRMGFETLVEAGYEPEMAYFECLHEVKLIVDLIYEGGIANMNYSISNTAEYGEYVSGPRILPYEETKKRMKAVLTDIQTGKFVRDFMVENAVGQPSFKATRRINDEHQIEQVGAKLREMMPWISKGKMVDKSRN encoded by the coding sequence ATGCGCGTTTACTATGACCGCGATTGCGACGTGAACCTGATCAAGGACAAGAAAGTCGCCATTCTGGGCTATGGCAGCCAGGGCCATGCCCATGCGCTGAACCTGCGTGATTCGGGCGCCAAGAACGTCGTCGTTGCCCTGCGTGAAGGCAGCGCCTCGGCTGCCAAGGCTGAAGGCGAAGGCCTGAAGGTCATGGGCATCGCCGAAGCCGCCGCCTGGTGCGACCTGATCATGTTCACCATGCCCGATGAACTGCAGGCCGACACCTACAAGAAATATGTGCATGACAATCTGCGCGAAGGCGCGGCGATCGCATTCGCCCATGGCCTGAACGTGCATTTCGGCCTGATCGAGCCCAAGCCCGGCGTCGATGTCATCATGATGGCCCCCAAGGGCCCCGGCCACACCGTGCGTGGCGAATATGTCAAGGGCGGCGGCGTGCCCTGTCTGGTGGCCGTGCATCAGGATGCGACCGGCAAGGCGATGGATCTGGGTCTGTCCTATTGCTCGGCCATCGGTGGCGGTCGTTCGGGCATCATCGAAACCAATTTCCGCGAAGAATGCGAAACCGACCTGTTCGGTGAACAAGCCGTTCTCTGCGGCGGTCTGGTTGAACTGATCCGCATGGGCTTTGAAACGCTGGTCGAAGCCGGATACGAGCCTGAAATGGCCTATTTCGAGTGCCTGCACGAAGTGAAGCTGATCGTCGACCTGATCTATGAAGGCGGCATCGCCAACATGAACTATTCGATCAGCAACACTGCGGAATATGGCGAATATGTCAGCGGTCCGCGGATTCTGCCCTATGAAGAAACCAAGAAACGCATGAAAGCGGTTCTGACCGATATTCAGACCGGTAAATTCGTGCGCGACTTCATGGTGGAAAACGCTGTCGGTCAGCCGTCCTTCAAGGCGACCCGTCGCATCAACGACGAACACCAGATCGAGCAGGTCGGTGCGAAGCTGCGCGAAATGATGCCCTGGATCAGCAAGGGCAAAATGGTCGACAAGAGCCGCAACTGA
- a CDS encoding Lrp/AsnC family transcriptional regulator — MPDPTDRRILRQMLADPSASNAQLAERCGVTSASLWRRLERLREAGILGGVQARINWRALGWEVEVSMRFTLDKTDPRAFDDFIAALREVPEITEIQSFLGSVDWRATVIARDMAHWQQIYRDRILTLPHLAELDALMLISTIKDSGELAL; from the coding sequence ATGCCTGATCCGACTGATCGACGCATATTGCGTCAGATGCTTGCCGATCCCTCGGCATCAAACGCTCAACTGGCCGAACGCTGCGGCGTCACCTCGGCCAGCCTGTGGCGCAGGCTGGAGCGCCTGCGCGAGGCCGGAATTCTGGGGGGTGTGCAGGCCCGGATCAACTGGCGTGCGCTGGGGTGGGAAGTTGAGGTCAGCATGCGCTTCACTCTGGACAAGACCGATCCCCGCGCCTTTGACGATTTCATTGCCGCGCTGCGCGAGGTGCCCGAAATCACCGAAATCCAAAGCTTTCTGGGCAGCGTCGACTGGCGGGCCACGGTCATCGCGCGGGACATGGCGCATTGGCAGCAGATCTATCGCGACAGGATCCTGACCCTGCCACATCTGGCAGAACTGGATGCACTGATGCTGATCTCGACCATCAAGGATAGCGGAGAATTGGCGCTATGA
- a CDS encoding Lrp/AsnC family transcriptional regulator, whose protein sequence is MTELDSTDLAILRLLADDATRSAADIGRAVGIGQPAAWRRIRRLTDQGVISGRRVVLDAAALGFGVTVFLGIKLAAKGRISLDDFERAVTAIPEVQVVQHVLGQFDYRLRITARDISDFERILRRRIMTLPGVGQVEANVMLSEERRPGPLSAMD, encoded by the coding sequence ATGACCGAGCTGGACAGCACCGATCTGGCGATCCTGCGCCTGCTGGCCGATGACGCGACCCGCAGTGCGGCCGATATCGGCCGGGCCGTCGGCATCGGCCAGCCAGCCGCATGGCGGCGCATCCGGCGGCTGACGGATCAGGGTGTCATCTCGGGTCGACGGGTGGTTCTGGATGCCGCGGCACTGGGATTCGGGGTAACGGTCTTTCTGGGGATCAAACTGGCCGCCAAGGGCCGCATCAGCCTGGATGACTTTGAACGTGCCGTCACCGCAATTCCCGAGGTGCAGGTGGTTCAGCATGTTCTGGGCCAGTTCGACTATCGGCTGCGGATCACCGCCCGCGACATCAGCGATTTCGAGCGCATCCTGCGTCGGCGCATCATGACCCTGCCCGGCGTCGGTCAGGTCGAGGCCAATGTCATGCTGTCCGAGGAACGCAGGCCAGGACCTCTGTCGGCCATGGACTGA
- the ilvD gene encoding dihydroxy-acid dehydratase, with amino-acid sequence MPAYRSRTTTHGRNMAGARGLWRATGVKDSDFGKPIIAIVNSFTQFVPGHVHLKDLGQLVAREVEAAGGIAKEFNTIAVDDGIAMGHDGMLYSLPSREVIADSVEYMVNAHCADAMVCISNCDKITPGMLMASLRLNIPTVFVSGGPMEAGKVILEDGKVKALDLVDAMVAAADDNVSDADVAAIERSACPTCGSCSGMFTANSMNCLTEALGLSLPGNGSALATHADRKRLFVEAGHLIVDLARRYYEGDDASVLPRNVASLNAFKNAMTLDIAMGGSTNTVLHLLAAAHEGQVEFTMSDIDKLSRNVPVLCKVAPAKADVHMEDVHRAGGIMAILGELDRAGLLDTSVNNVHAGTLGQALDRWDVMRTQADSVHEFYRAAPGGVPTQTAFSQDRRYDSVDLNRETGVIRDAEHAFSKDGGLAVLYGNLAEDGCIVKTAGVDESILTFTGPAHIFESQDDAVSGILTGKVKEGEVVLIRYEGPRGGPGMQEMLYPTSYLKSKGLGKACALVTDGRFSGGSSGLSIGHVSPEAAEGGTIGLVEQGDTIRIDIPNREIELVVDEATLAERRKARDAEGWKPAKPRQRKVSTALRAYAAMTTSAAKGAVRIIPE; translated from the coding sequence ATGCCCGCCTATCGTTCCCGCACCACCACACACGGCCGCAATATGGCGGGCGCACGCGGTCTATGGCGCGCGACCGGCGTGAAGGACAGCGATTTCGGCAAACCGATCATCGCCATCGTGAACAGCTTCACGCAATTCGTGCCCGGCCATGTCCACCTGAAGGATCTGGGCCAGCTGGTCGCGCGCGAGGTCGAGGCTGCGGGCGGTATTGCCAAGGAATTCAACACCATCGCGGTGGATGACGGCATTGCAATGGGGCATGATGGCATGCTGTATTCGCTGCCCTCGCGAGAGGTCATCGCGGATTCGGTCGAATATATGGTCAATGCGCATTGCGCCGACGCCATGGTCTGCATCAGCAATTGCGACAAGATCACACCGGGCATGTTGATGGCCTCGCTGCGGCTGAACATTCCCACGGTCTTTGTCTCGGGTGGTCCGATGGAGGCCGGCAAGGTCATTCTGGAAGATGGCAAGGTCAAGGCGCTCGATCTGGTCGATGCCATGGTCGCGGCAGCCGATGACAATGTGTCGGATGCGGATGTCGCGGCGATCGAACGCTCGGCCTGCCCGACTTGCGGCTCCTGCTCGGGCATGTTCACTGCCAATTCGATGAACTGCCTGACCGAGGCGCTGGGTCTGTCGCTGCCGGGCAATGGTTCGGCGCTGGCCACCCATGCCGACCGCAAGCGTCTGTTCGTCGAAGCAGGGCATCTGATCGTCGATCTGGCGCGCCGCTACTATGAAGGCGATGATGCCTCGGTCCTGCCACGCAATGTTGCCAGCCTGAACGCCTTCAAGAATGCCATGACGCTGGATATCGCCATGGGCGGCTCCACGAATACGGTCCTGCATCTGCTGGCCGCCGCCCATGAGGGCCAGGTGGAATTCACCATGTCGGATATCGACAAGCTGTCGCGCAATGTGCCGGTTCTGTGCAAGGTCGCCCCGGCCAAGGCGGATGTGCATATGGAAGATGTTCACCGCGCCGGTGGCATCATGGCCATTCTGGGCGAACTCGATCGCGCAGGGCTGCTGGATACATCGGTGAACAACGTGCATGCGGGAACGCTTGGGCAGGCTCTGGACCGGTGGGATGTCATGCGCACCCAGGCCGACAGCGTGCATGAATTCTATCGTGCCGCGCCGGGTGGCGTGCCGACACAGACGGCCTTCTCGCAGGATCGCCGCTATGATTCGGTCGATCTCAACCGAGAGACGGGCGTGATCCGGGATGCCGAACATGCCTTCTCGAAGGATGGCGGCCTGGCGGTTCTGTATGGCAATCTTGCCGAAGACGGCTGCATCGTGAAAACCGCCGGGGTTGATGAATCGATCCTGACCTTCACCGGCCCGGCCCATATCTTCGAAAGCCAGGACGATGCGGTCAGCGGCATCCTGACCGGCAAGGTCAAGGAAGGCGAGGTCGTGCTGATCCGCTATGAAGGGCCGCGCGGCGGACCCGGCATGCAGGAAATGCTGTATCCGACCAGCTATCTGAAATCCAAGGGGCTGGGCAAAGCCTGTGCCTTGGTCACCGATGGCCGCTTCTCGGGTGGGTCCTCGGGGCTGTCCATCGGTCATGTATCCCCCGAGGCAGCCGAGGGAGGCACCATTGGTCTGGTCGAGCAGGGCGATACGATCCGCATCGACATTCCCAATCGTGAAATCGAGCTGGTGGTGGATGAGGCCACCCTGGCCGAGCGTCGCAAGGCCCGCGATGCCGAAGGCTGGAAGCCTGCCAAGCCGCGCCAGCGCAAGGTCTCGACCGCTCTGCGCGCCTATGCGGCCATGACCACCAGCGCCGCCAAGGGTGCGGTGCGGATAATTCCGGAATAA
- a CDS encoding DMT family transporter gives MPWLMLFVAGLLEVVWATAMKQSAGFSRPWPTAVMVIGMIGSFWLLAAAMRQLPLGTAYMVWTGIGAIGSFILGVVMFGDALTPARMAAAGLIVSGILVMKIAG, from the coding sequence ATGCCCTGGCTCATGCTCTTTGTCGCCGGACTGCTCGAAGTCGTCTGGGCGACCGCAATGAAACAATCTGCAGGATTCAGCCGGCCCTGGCCGACCGCTGTCATGGTCATCGGCATGATCGGCTCTTTCTGGTTGCTGGCTGCGGCCATGCGCCAACTGCCCCTTGGCACGGCCTATATGGTCTGGACCGGGATCGGCGCGATCGGTAGCTTCATCCTTGGTGTCGTCATGTTCGGTGATGCGCTGACACCGGCAAGGATGGCTGCGGCCGGGCTGATCGTGTCAGGAATCCTGGTCATGAAAATTGCCGGCTGA